A section of the Veillonella criceti genome encodes:
- a CDS encoding magnesium transporter CorA family protein yields the protein MLTVYKHEDGELISDTTVADATKGSWINLVNPDPDELALVNIMTEIPTDVLKTALDMEERSHVEIEENYIFVVINIPALRGSDSYDTVPLGIFLTPDFFITVCLEESEVMYPFLNNQVATFYTYKKTRFLFQIMYRTATLFLRYLQQINRRTDDIEIQLRHTTKNKDFFQLLELQKSMTYFTSALKTNGTVMERILRIRSHEDVRHLLKMYEEDEDLLEDVIIENKQAIEMVEMYSNILMNMMNAFTSIISNNLNMVMKLLAAVTIILAVPTVIFSLWGVNVPVPFEELGGEGFMFVVSIALLATFIAGILLWKNDFL from the coding sequence ATGCTCACGGTATACAAACATGAAGACGGCGAGCTAATATCAGATACAACAGTAGCTGATGCAACAAAGGGCTCGTGGATTAACTTGGTGAATCCTGACCCCGATGAGCTGGCGCTTGTCAATATTATGACGGAAATCCCTACGGACGTTTTGAAAACTGCTTTGGATATGGAAGAACGTTCGCACGTGGAAATTGAAGAAAACTATATCTTTGTCGTTATCAACATTCCTGCCTTGCGTGGTAGCGATAGTTATGATACGGTACCACTCGGTATTTTTTTGACACCAGACTTTTTTATTACCGTTTGTTTAGAAGAGTCAGAGGTTATGTATCCTTTCTTGAATAATCAAGTGGCTACATTTTATACTTATAAGAAAACAAGATTCTTATTTCAAATTATGTATCGTACGGCGACTTTGTTCTTACGATATTTACAACAAATCAATCGTCGTACGGATGATATTGAGATCCAATTACGTCATACCACTAAAAATAAAGACTTTTTCCAATTGCTAGAGTTACAGAAATCCATGACGTATTTTACGTCCGCTTTAAAAACGAATGGTACTGTAATGGAGCGCATTTTACGGATTCGGAGCCATGAAGATGTACGTCATCTACTTAAAATGTATGAAGAAGACGAAGATTTGTTAGAAGACGTTATTATTGAAAATAAACAGGCTATTGAAATGGTTGAAATGTATTCCAATATTCTGATGAATATGATGAATGCGTTTACATCGATTATCTCTAATAACCTAAATATGGTCATGAAATTGTTGGCCGCTGTTACGATTATTTTGGCTGTACCAACCGTTATTTTTAGCTTGTGGGGCGTTAATGTGCCCGTTCCATTTGAAGAGCTCGGTGGCGAAGGCTTTATGTTTGTAGTAAGCATTGCCTTGTTAGCAACGTTTATTGCAGGGATTCTCTTATGGAA